Genomic DNA from Streptomyces venezuelae:
CCCAGCTGCTCGGCGATCCGCGCGGCCGCCCGCTCCTGCCCCTTGAGGTCCACGAGCCCGGCACGCGTCGCCGAACGCAGCGTCACCAGGCCGAGGTTCTCCCGCACGGAGGCGTCGAGGACGAGCCCCTGCCCCTTGCGGTCCTCGGGGACCAGGCCGATGCCGGCGCCCATCGCCGCGTTCACGTCGTGCCGGGGCAGCCGCTCCCCGCGTACGTCGACGGAACCGCCGTCGTACGGATCGGCGCCGAAGACCGCGCGCGCCACCTCGGTGCGGCCCGCACCGACCAGTCCCGCGAGACCGACGACCTCGCCGGCCCGCACCTCGAAGCTGACGTCGTGGAAGACGCCGTCACGGGTCAGCCCCTCGACGCGGAGCAGTGGCGGACCGGTGTCGGGGTCGGGGCGTTCGCGCGGGTACTGCTGCTCGATGCTGCGGCCCACCATGAGGCGTACGAGCTCGTCCTCGTCGGTCGAGGCGGGCACCTGGTCGACGCTGCGGCCGTCGCGCAGGACGGTGACGCGGTCGCCGAGTGCGGCGATCTCCTCCAGGTGGTGGGTGATGAAGACGATGCCGACGCCGTCCTCGCGCAGGGTGCGCACGATGGCGAAGAGCCTGTCGACCTCCTCGGAGGTGAGGACGGCGGTCGGCTCATCCATGATGAGCACCCGCGCGTCCAGGCTCAGCGCCTTGGCGATCTCGACCATCTGCAGCCGGGCGATGCCCAGTTCGCGCACCTTCGCGCGCGGCGAGACGCTGACGCCGACCCGCTGGAGCAGCTCCTCCGCGTCGGCCTCCATCTTCCTCCGGTCGACCAGGCCGAAGCGGCGCGGCTGCCGTCCCAGGAAGATGTTCTCGGCGACGGTCAGGTCGGGGACGAGATTGAACTCCTGGTAGATCGTGGCGATGCCGAGCCGCTCGGCGTCCTGCGCGCCGTTGATGCGGACCTCGCGCCCCTCGGCGAAGATCCGCCCGCTGTCGGGGCGGTAGGCGCCGGAGAGCATCTTGATGAGGGTGCTCTTGCCCGCGCCGTTCTCGCCGAGCAGGACGTGCACCTCGCCGCGGCGCAGGTCGAAGTCGACGGAGTCGAGCGCGACGACGCCGGGGAACGTCTTGCGTATCGACTCGATGCGCAGCAACTCGTCCTGGTTGCTCACGGGTTGCTCCTTCGTGCCGAGGTGTCCTCGTCGCGTCCGGGGAGGTTCTCGCCGCAGGAGCGGCGGACGACGAGGCGGGCGGGCAGGGTCACGGACCGCGGGCTCCTGCCCTCGATCCGGTCGATCAGCGCGTGGACGGCGGCCCGGCCGAGGTCGGCGGTGGGCTGCGCGATCGCGGTGACCGGCGGGTCGGTGTGCACGAACCAGGGGATGTCGTCGAACGCGGCGAGCCCGATGTCGTCGGGGACGCGCAGGCCGTGGGCGCGCAGGGCGTCGAGGGCGCCGAGGGCCATCAGGTTGTCGGCGGCGAAGACGACCTCGGGCGGCTCG
This window encodes:
- a CDS encoding sugar ABC transporter ATP-binding protein, coding for MSNQDELLRIESIRKTFPGVVALDSVDFDLRRGEVHVLLGENGAGKSTLIKMLSGAYRPDSGRIFAEGREVRINGAQDAERLGIATIYQEFNLVPDLTVAENIFLGRQPRRFGLVDRRKMEADAEELLQRVGVSVSPRAKVRELGIARLQMVEIAKALSLDARVLIMDEPTAVLTSEEVDRLFAIVRTLREDGVGIVFITHHLEEIAALGDRVTVLRDGRSVDQVPASTDEDELVRLMVGRSIEQQYPRERPDPDTGPPLLRVEGLTRDGVFHDVSFEVRAGEVVGLAGLVGAGRTEVARAVFGADPYDGGSVDVRGERLPRHDVNAAMGAGIGLVPEDRKGQGLVLDASVRENLGLVTLRSATRAGLVDLKGQERAAARIAEQLGVRMAGLGQHVRTLSGGNQQKVVIGKWLLADIRVLILDEPTRGIDVGAKVEIYQLINELTASGHAVLMISSDLPEVLGMSDRVLVMAQGRIAGELTADEATQDAVMALAVSTAAPHRDAAHDEAAARNKEEAEGSRGH